The DNA window CATCGAAATGATATCCAAGTATCAAAGTTCCATTTTTCTCAAAATAAACGGTTGTAGTCTTGATCGGTACTTCTTTATCTTCCTTATTTTTAGATGTAGAACTCCCGCGGAATTTCGTGGCCACGCCAGCAACCAAAGCCTCTTTCTGAGAGTTTTCTTTACCCTTGATACTGCTGGGAAGTGTTTTTATAAATGTATCTGCAAAACTTAGTACTTTTCCTTCTCTGATCAGCACATTTGCCGAGCTTCCAAAAATCGGGATTCCGTTGATGGTTTGTTGTATACCAACCACATCTCCTTTAAGGCTCGTGGAATGGTCAACATTAACTACTTTAAAGGTTTTCAAATCTGCATCTACTCTTTGAAACTGCCCCTTTGAGGAGTTCATATAGTCTTTAATTACCTGCTCCTGATTTTGAGCAAGAATTACTCCTGTACTCAGCAGTGAAGTTAAAAGCAGGAGCTTAACAGTCAGTCTAATTTTTATCATATCTAATGTTTTTTAAAAGCCTAATTTATAATACAGCAATAAAAAACACAACAAACAATGATATAATTAAAAAAACATCAACTAATTCACAAAAAAAGCAATGAAAAGATTTAAATTTTTCGCTAAAATAATTGTTAAATTATTTTTTATACGTTTCCTGTACCGAAAATTTGGAATAAAAAGGCATTAATTGTATAGAAATCAATCAAATGTTTACACGATTCTGCCTTAACAAGAGAAAAAATTATTTATAAACAACATCTGAAAATGACAACGGGCCCATCATGATTGTAACAAATATGGCAATAATGACCAAGGCCAACTGTGTAGTATGATATACTTTTCCCTTCTCATTTTCACTGATCTCAAAGGTAAATTTGATTTTATCAGGTCTGCTAATGATCCGCCAGGTGAATACAAGAATCACAACATTGAGCAATATCGGTAAAAAGAGAAACATCTTGCTACCGGAAAGATCCGGATTATTTCCATAGCTATGAATCGTTATCACATCAGGAACCGACTGATAGACCGTGCACAGATAGATAAAATAGCAGATAATAATAAGGACGGGAATACAGAATAAGAGTTTTATATATTTAGGAATCATTTTAATTTCTTCAACGTTTTGTTCAGATATTTTTCTACGTCTCTTTTATCCGGAATGGTTGTTATTTCCTTGGTAAGAGCTGTTTCAAATTCTTTTTTTGCCTTGGTATATTGTTTTTTGTAAAAATAATATTTTCCGGCCATATAATAGCTTTTCCAAAAATCAGGGTTTAAAGACTGATAATGGGTTAAAAAATCATCAGCAAGTATTTCATGATGATCAATCGCATCATTAATTTTTGAGTTGATCAGCTTATATTCCTGGTAATCTCTGAATTCCTGTGAATCGGCAAACGGATCTTTGGCAATATTTAATCCTGATTTTGAAAAATCATTTTTTTGAATTCCTTTATCAGAAAATATTTCATTCAAATCATAGCACACAAATTCTCCCAATTGGTAAGGATTAGAAGAAACCCAAACCAATCTTTTCTGAGGTGAGAAGATCACAGCATGGTGGGCCAGAAGCTGATTTAATGCTTTTTCGTTTCCATAGCCAATCTTTTCATCTTTTAACCCGGATCGGTTTCTGAGAATAGCAGCCATTTTTTCGGGATTAAGCTTTGGTTCTTCCTGTAAAAGTTCCTGAAGCTTTTCATACCGGTACGCTGAATGACTTTCCTCAATGTGCTTCTGGTTTTTAAGATCATCCTTATACGCTTCTGACTGAAAATGATTGGTACAAAGAACTTTACTTGTATTTTGCACCCGATAGACTCCAAAGTTTTTGGGTGAAACTTCAATAATGACCGCATTTTTATCGGCTGCACTTCCCACGAGAATGGATTCTGAAACGAAAACTTTCCTTTTTTTAGCAATCGCAATGGCTTCTTCAATGTTCCCTGCAAATTGCAGAATCTCCCTGGTAACAAGAGAAATGGGTGTCTTTGCCGTCAGCGGGATTTTCGATTTCCCTGCGTTGATGGTGACTGTAATTCCTTTTTTATTCATTCCGGATACAACACCAATCATTCCCGGCCAGCTTACGGACATATAGGGAATTCCGTTTTCCGGTTCTACAAATTCTACCAGTTTATTTTTGGCAAAATCATCGCCTACATAAAAATCAAAATTTCGTCCGATCAGGAGATCCCCGTCTTCTGAATTCTCATTCCAGACCGCAAGCGAAGTGCAGCCTACCATAGCAAGATCCTGCAAAGCATGCCCAATATCATGTGCCCCGTGGAGATACAAATTCCTTAAATATTTGGGAGCAATAAAATTATATTTATCAGATGAGTATTGTGATAAACCATATAATTCTACCTGATAATCTTCCCTCACATTGAGATACATCTTTCTGTTGTACCATTTTAAAAATCCTCTCAGCAATCTCTGTTTGAATTTTGAAGGTACAAATCCTTCCACTTTTGAAAAAAAGATTTCCTCTTGTTTCTGCATCAGACTTTGAGTCAGTGCACCGTTATTGTAACCCAGCTGTAAAGGATTTCCTTTGATGTACAATTCCCAGAGCTGTTGTTTATTTTTAGTCAGAAAATTCTGATTGTAGCTAAATGTGGTGTCGTTAATTTGAGTTACTTTCGGAG is part of the Chryseobacterium lactis genome and encodes:
- a CDS encoding C45 family autoproteolytic acyltransferase/hydolase, whose product is MGSNRQSVIQSEASSSFCGKQIKVLCCLFLLVNLISCGIKKSITHIPDVKEYSLETPKVTQINDTTFSYNQNFLTKNKQQLWELYIKGNPLQLGYNNGALTQSLMQKQEEIFFSKVEGFVPSKFKQRLLRGFLKWYNRKMYLNVREDYQVELYGLSQYSSDKYNFIAPKYLRNLYLHGAHDIGHALQDLAMVGCTSLAVWNENSEDGDLLIGRNFDFYVGDDFAKNKLVEFVEPENGIPYMSVSWPGMIGVVSGMNKKGITVTINAGKSKIPLTAKTPISLVTREILQFAGNIEEAIAIAKKRKVFVSESILVGSAADKNAVIIEVSPKNFGVYRVQNTSKVLCTNHFQSEAYKDDLKNQKHIEESHSAYRYEKLQELLQEEPKLNPEKMAAILRNRSGLKDEKIGYGNEKALNQLLAHHAVIFSPQKRLVWVSSNPYQLGEFVCYDLNEIFSDKGIQKNDFSKSGLNIAKDPFADSQEFRDYQEYKLINSKINDAIDHHEILADDFLTHYQSLNPDFWKSYYMAGKYYFYKKQYTKAKKEFETALTKEITTIPDKRDVEKYLNKTLKKLK